One genomic window of Hymenobacter sp. J193 includes the following:
- a CDS encoding response regulator transcription factor yields MIRVLLTDDHAIIREGIRALLVKEPGVEVVGEANNGRELLDLLATTPTDVVLMDINMPEMDGLTATRLVREQYPETRVLALSMLDHPEYVHNMMAAGATGYVLKNAGKDEITFAIRSVAAGRQFLCSELGFIMLHKVLAFVSEPEASPAAKPGGFSRREIEVLKLLAEGLTTNEIADKLFTSRRTIETHRQNIIEKAQVKNTASLIRYAALQGLL; encoded by the coding sequence ATGATTCGCGTTTTGCTTACCGACGACCACGCCATTATCCGGGAAGGCATCCGCGCGCTGCTGGTGAAGGAGCCCGGAGTAGAGGTAGTGGGCGAGGCCAACAACGGCCGGGAGCTGCTGGACCTGCTAGCTACCACGCCCACCGACGTAGTGCTCATGGACATCAACATGCCCGAAATGGATGGCCTTACGGCTACCCGGCTGGTGCGCGAGCAGTACCCCGAAACGCGGGTGCTGGCGCTTTCTATGCTGGACCACCCCGAGTACGTGCACAACATGATGGCAGCCGGCGCCACGGGCTACGTGCTCAAGAATGCGGGCAAGGATGAAATTACGTTTGCCATCCGCTCGGTGGCGGCAGGGCGGCAGTTCCTGTGCTCAGAGCTGGGGTTTATTATGTTGCACAAGGTCCTGGCCTTTGTGTCGGAGCCCGAGGCCAGCCCCGCGGCCAAGCCCGGCGGGTTTTCGCGCCGGGAAATAGAAGTGCTCAAGCTGCTGGCCGAGGGCCTGACTACGAACGAAATTGCCGACAAGCTTTTCACCAGCCGCCGCACCATCGAAACGCACCGCCAGAACATCATCGAAAAGGCCCAGGTGAAGAATACGGCCTCGCTGATCCGGTACGCCGCGCTGCAGGGGCTGCTTTAG
- a CDS encoding BlaI/MecI/CopY family transcriptional regulator has protein sequence MENLPELTRAEEQVMQVLWRLGPAFVKDVLPELPAPTPAYTTVSTIIRILEQKGYVGHEAFGRTHRYHALVAQDAYRRFSLGKLLGGYFNGSFTRLVSFFAREENLDAAQLDELLRHAQNAPTDEPDPTPDEPARPA, from the coding sequence ATGGAAAACCTTCCCGAACTAACCCGCGCCGAGGAACAGGTGATGCAGGTGCTGTGGCGCCTGGGCCCGGCCTTTGTGAAAGACGTGCTGCCGGAGCTGCCCGCGCCCACCCCGGCCTACACCACGGTGTCTACCATCATCCGCATTCTGGAGCAGAAGGGCTACGTGGGCCACGAGGCTTTCGGGCGCACCCACCGCTACCACGCGCTGGTAGCGCAGGATGCCTACCGCCGCTTTTCGCTGGGCAAGCTGCTAGGCGGCTACTTCAACGGCTCCTTCACCCGGTTGGTATCCTTTTTTGCCAGGGAGGAAAATCTGGACGCTGCCCAACTCGACGAACTGCTCCGCCACGCCCAAAACGCCCCTACCGATGAGCCCGACCCTACTCCCGACGAGCCTGCCCGACCCGCTTAG
- a CDS encoding energy transducer TonB has translation MPEYEGGQAQLLADIGKLVKYPASAVAEKLEGKVFVRFIVGANGTVQAAEVTKGIEHSVQYPGSNGQPQTTRITTPGAWALNEAALNAVRSLPGKWKPGRQDGKAVDVMYTVPITFSLADSEPLKLGWALYSRFRGC, from the coding sequence ATGCCCGAATACGAGGGCGGTCAGGCGCAACTGCTGGCCGACATTGGTAAGCTGGTTAAATATCCGGCCTCGGCAGTAGCTGAAAAGCTGGAAGGCAAGGTGTTCGTGCGGTTCATTGTGGGTGCCAACGGCACGGTGCAGGCGGCTGAAGTCACCAAAGGCATTGAGCACTCGGTGCAATACCCAGGCAGCAATGGCCAGCCGCAAACCACCCGCATCACCACGCCCGGCGCCTGGGCGCTGAATGAGGCAGCATTGAACGCGGTGCGCAGTCTGCCGGGCAAATGGAAGCCGGGGCGGCAGGACGGCAAGGCCGTGGATGTGATGTACACCGTTCCCATCACGTTTTCGTTGGCAGACTCTGAGCCGTTGAAACTCGGGTGGGCGCTGTACTCAAGATTCCGGGGCTGCTGA
- a CDS encoding chemotaxis protein CheB produces the protein MPAPSVLIVIGTSAGGMPALIRLVAQLPPTLPATVLVVQHLAPDSTGTPLVKRLSQHTGLRCQLAVNQTHIEAGALYLAPPDRHLLVKDGHLLVTKGPRENNYRPAADALFRSAAVAYGPNVLGVVLTGMLHDGTAGLEFIKRCGGTTLVQDPAEAEFPSMPESALRAGVVDYVLPLTELSAVLQDLAGKPRPAAGPGAIPPDLLLEASIAERVVGTTEEVNQLGHLAPLTCPDCGGNLWELNEGSVLRYRCHTGHAFTGESLMESSRHSLEETLWVALRMMEERKNLLSSMASRGEGLWSVQQEERLEEIKVHINRLREFLLNGQDSGPAPAS, from the coding sequence GTGCCTGCACCTTCTGTTCTCATCGTCATTGGTACCTCGGCAGGCGGAATGCCCGCGCTCATTCGGCTGGTAGCCCAGCTGCCGCCCACGCTGCCGGCCACCGTGCTGGTGGTGCAGCACCTGGCGCCCGATAGCACCGGTACGCCCCTCGTCAAGCGCCTCAGCCAGCACACGGGGCTGCGCTGCCAGCTGGCTGTGAACCAGACGCATATTGAAGCCGGTGCGCTGTACCTGGCCCCGCCCGACCGGCACCTGCTGGTGAAGGATGGCCACCTGCTGGTAACCAAAGGCCCCCGCGAAAACAATTATCGTCCCGCCGCCGATGCCCTGTTTCGCTCGGCTGCCGTAGCCTACGGGCCCAACGTGCTGGGCGTGGTGCTCACGGGCATGCTCCACGATGGTACCGCTGGCTTGGAGTTCATCAAGCGCTGCGGCGGCACCACCCTGGTGCAGGACCCGGCCGAGGCCGAATTCCCTAGTATGCCGGAAAGCGCCCTGCGCGCCGGCGTGGTCGACTACGTACTGCCGCTGACTGAGTTGAGTGCGGTGCTGCAGGACTTGGCCGGCAAGCCCCGCCCCGCTGCGGGGCCGGGCGCTATTCCTCCTGATTTGCTACTGGAAGCCTCTATTGCCGAACGCGTTGTGGGAACTACTGAAGAAGTAAACCAGCTGGGCCACCTGGCGCCCCTCACCTGCCCCGACTGCGGCGGCAACCTGTGGGAACTCAATGAGGGCTCCGTGCTACGCTACCGCTGCCATACAGGCCATGCCTTTACGGGGGAATCTTTGATGGAAAGCTCCCGGCACTCCTTGGAGGAAACCCTGTGGGTGGCTTTGCGCATGATGGAGGAGCGCAAAAACCTGCTCAGCAGCATGGCCAGCCGCGGCGAGGGGCTCTGGAGCGTGCAGCAGGAAGAGCGGCTTGAGGAAATCAAGGTGCACATCAACCGCCTGCGCGAGTTCCTGCTCAACGGGCAGGATAGCGGCCCGGCTCCCGCCTCCTGA